One genomic region from Nostoc sphaeroides encodes:
- the cobW gene encoding cobalamin biosynthesis protein CobW, with protein sequence MATKIPVTVITGFLGSGKTSLIRHLLQNNQGRRIAVLVNEFGELGIDGELLKSCQICPEDGEGDTNIFELTNGCLCCTVQEEFYPMMQELIKRRDSIDCILIETSGLALPKPLIKAFRWQEIRNAATVDAVITVVDCAAVAAGTFASDLEAIAAQRQADDSLEHETPLQELFEDQLACADLVVLNKIDLVDAETKARVEELIKQELPRVVKIVESNGSQLDASILLGFQAAVEDNLDSRPSHHDTEEDHNHDEEITSTNLILDRTFDPEKLQQQLEKLAQQQEIYRIKGFVAVPNKSMRLVMQGVGTRFDKFYDRPWKPEESRQTRLVFIGRDLKSSEIESQLVAL encoded by the coding sequence ATGGCTACGAAAATTCCTGTCACAGTAATTACAGGCTTCTTAGGTAGTGGAAAAACCAGCCTAATTCGCCACCTGCTACAAAACAATCAAGGACGCCGCATTGCCGTTTTAGTCAATGAATTTGGCGAACTCGGTATTGATGGCGAATTGTTAAAATCCTGTCAAATTTGTCCCGAAGATGGCGAGGGCGACACTAATATCTTTGAATTAACTAACGGCTGCTTATGCTGCACCGTGCAGGAAGAGTTTTACCCGATGATGCAAGAGTTAATCAAGCGGCGGGATAGCATCGACTGCATTTTGATTGAAACCTCTGGTTTAGCCTTGCCAAAACCACTAATAAAGGCTTTTCGTTGGCAAGAAATTCGCAATGCGGCTACTGTGGATGCTGTAATTACCGTGGTAGATTGTGCGGCGGTAGCGGCGGGGACATTTGCTAGTGATCTAGAGGCGATCGCAGCCCAGCGCCAAGCAGATGATAGTCTAGAACACGAAACACCTTTACAAGAACTGTTTGAAGACCAACTTGCTTGTGCAGACTTAGTGGTGTTAAATAAAATTGATTTGGTAGATGCCGAGACAAAAGCCAGAGTTGAGGAATTGATTAAGCAAGAATTGCCCAGAGTGGTGAAGATTGTTGAGAGCAATGGTTCTCAACTAGACGCATCTATATTATTAGGATTCCAAGCCGCAGTCGAAGATAATTTAGATTCTCGTCCTAGTCATCACGATACCGAAGAAGACCACAATCACGACGAAGAAATTACCTCAACTAATTTAATTTTGGATCGTACCTTTGACCCAGAAAAGCTGCAACAGCAGTTAGAGAAATTAGCACAACAACAAGAAATTTACCGGATTAAAGGCTTTGTGGCAGTGCCAAATAAATCCATGCGCCTAGTGATGCAAGGCGTGGGAACCCGATTTGATAAATTTTACGATCGCCCCTGGAAACCCGAAGAGTCCCGACAAACGCGTTTAGTTTTCATAGGACGTGATTTGAAGTCTTCAGAAATCGAATCACAACTTGTAGCTTTATGA
- a CDS encoding ABA4-like family protein: MTISQLFNVANLFVLPFWALMILLPNWKVTRQIMSSYLPFVILAGAYVYLFINSITPENAQALSNPQLADIAKFFTDETAAATGWIHFLVMDLFVGRWIYWEGQKTGIWTIHSLALCLFAGPMGLLSHILTDWITKTFFPQFQQNETVTVGEKAASSSGT, from the coding sequence ATGACCATCTCTCAACTATTTAACGTTGCCAATCTTTTCGTATTGCCTTTTTGGGCGTTGATGATTTTATTGCCAAATTGGAAAGTTACACGGCAGATTATGTCATCATATCTGCCCTTTGTGATTTTAGCTGGGGCGTATGTGTATTTGTTTATCAACAGCATTACACCAGAAAATGCCCAAGCTTTATCGAATCCCCAATTAGCCGATATCGCTAAATTTTTTACAGATGAAACGGCTGCTGCAACGGGTTGGATTCATTTTTTAGTGATGGATTTATTCGTCGGGCGATGGATTTATTGGGAAGGACAAAAAACAGGTATTTGGACAATTCACTCCCTTGCACTGTGTTTGTTTGCTGGCCCTATGGGATTACTGTCTCACATCTTGACTGACTGGATTACTAAGACATTTTTCCCTCAATTTCAGCAGAATGAAACGGTGACGGTAGGAGAAAAAGCTGCATCATCATCTGGAACATAG
- a CDS encoding acetyltransferase — translation MLLQVKDSGELVKIVEIQELLDPNSDVVHGKDQEGQEEQQPESFKKENLVFPSGEVLPRCWLDADYRHDNG, via the coding sequence ATGCTTTTACAAGTCAAAGATAGTGGCGAATTGGTAAAGATTGTTGAAATTCAAGAACTACTTGATCCGAATAGTGATGTTGTTCACGGAAAAGACCAAGAAGGTCAAGAAGAACAGCAACCTGAAAGTTTTAAAAAAGAAAATCTCGTTTTTCCTTCAGGTGAAGTTCTACCACGCTGTTGGTTAGATGCTGACTATAGACACGACAACGGTTAA
- a CDS encoding DUF3181 family protein, which translates to MAKTNTTELLEALAAEIGESVYIDVAKWHLYLSNAKLHTVVAEQLYPLITSNAVNEDRVLQVLGSIPIKIGGGKREVPLIDFLPLQCQVNLVHILEKYQRDF; encoded by the coding sequence ATGGCTAAGACTAACACCACAGAACTACTAGAAGCCCTAGCAGCTGAAATTGGCGAGAGCGTCTACATAGACGTTGCCAAATGGCATCTTTATTTATCTAATGCCAAACTGCATACAGTTGTTGCCGAGCAACTGTATCCCCTAATTACTTCCAACGCTGTAAATGAAGACCGAGTTTTACAAGTCTTGGGATCGATTCCAATAAAAATTGGCGGCGGGAAACGTGAAGTTCCTTTAATCGATTTTCTACCCCTGCAATGCCAAGTGAATTTAGTACATATTTTGGAAAAATATCAACGTGATTTCTAA
- a CDS encoding pentapeptide repeat-containing protein translates to MEIWEAGCMDADELLKRYCAGERNFPQVSLHLVNLSEMCLARINLNRANLANATLSQSNLSKANLSEANLTAAVLWRTDFSEANLILANLKAANLIRATLRKVDLRKASLIKSDLRLADLHDADLSNANLAGADLRYANLSGAFLTGANLNGANLTGAKLSNTDLSHASLVKAILYKTDLSYVDLTEVDLTGVDLHHCLINGVTLPERSLIEVG, encoded by the coding sequence ATGGAGATTTGGGAGGCGGGCTGTATGGATGCTGATGAACTTCTCAAACGCTATTGTGCAGGAGAGAGAAATTTCCCTCAAGTAAGCCTGCACTTAGTTAACCTCAGCGAGATGTGTTTAGCTAGAATCAATTTGAATCGAGCTAACTTGGCTAATGCGACTTTATCACAGTCCAACCTAAGCAAAGCAAACCTGAGCGAAGCAAATTTGACTGCGGCGGTTCTCTGGAGAACTGACTTCAGTGAAGCAAATCTAATTTTGGCAAACCTCAAGGCTGCTAATCTGATACGGGCAACTCTTAGGAAGGTGGACTTGCGTAAGGCTTCCCTAATAAAATCAGACCTACGTTTAGCAGACTTGCATGATGCTGACCTCAGTAATGCAAACTTGGCTGGGGCAGATTTGCGCTATGCTAACCTTAGTGGTGCTTTTTTGACTGGGGCAAATCTCAATGGTGCAAACCTGACTGGCGCAAAGTTGAGCAATACAGACCTGAGTCATGCTAGTCTTGTCAAAGCTATTTTGTACAAAACTGATCTAAGTTACGTTGATTTGACGGAAGTAGATTTAACTGGGGTCGATTTGCACCACTGCTTAATTAACGGAGTCACCCTACCTGAACGAAGCTTAATTGAAGTGGGTTGA
- a CDS encoding orange carotenoid protein N-terminal domain-containing protein, which produces MSFTIQSAQSIFPGTLVADIVPTVVESFSQLNAEDQLALLWFAYTEMGRSITVAAPGAANMILAQGLLEQIKQMPFEAQTQVMYDLANRADTPLCRSYASFTVNIKLGFWYQLGEWMAQGIVAPIPEGYKLSSKAADVLQAIRNADSGQQITILRNTVISMGFDPNAPGSYKKVSEPVAPPTAPAFRTKVTIEGINNATVLGYINNMNANDFDAAVALFRSEGALQPPFERPIVGQDAIRAYMREECQGLKMIPERGISEPVEDGYTQVKVTGKVQTPWFGASVGMNIAWRFLIDPQGKIFFVAIDLLASPKELLNLVRK; this is translated from the coding sequence ATGTCTTTTACCATCCAGTCGGCTCAAAGTATTTTTCCAGGCACCCTAGTTGCTGACATTGTTCCAACTGTTGTCGAATCATTCTCTCAGCTCAATGCTGAAGATCAACTAGCATTACTCTGGTTTGCCTATACCGAGATGGGTAGAAGTATTACGGTTGCTGCTCCAGGCGCAGCTAACATGATCCTTGCACAAGGCTTACTTGAACAAATAAAGCAGATGCCTTTTGAGGCTCAAACGCAAGTCATGTACGATCTGGCTAACCGTGCTGACACTCCCCTTTGCCGTTCCTATGCATCCTTCACCGTAAACATCAAATTGGGCTTCTGGTATCAGTTAGGAGAATGGATGGCGCAGGGAATCGTTGCTCCGATCCCAGAAGGCTACAAGCTTTCTTCTAAGGCTGCTGATGTGTTGCAAGCCATCCGAAATGCTGATTCAGGTCAACAAATCACAATTTTACGCAATACCGTAATTAGCATGGGATTTGACCCGAACGCTCCCGGTAGTTACAAAAAAGTCTCAGAACCTGTGGCTCCTCCCACTGCACCAGCATTTCGGACTAAAGTCACCATTGAGGGTATCAACAACGCTACGGTGTTGGGCTATATCAACAACATGAATGCCAATGACTTTGATGCTGCGGTTGCTCTGTTTCGCTCTGAAGGTGCCTTGCAACCCCCCTTTGAAAGACCGATTGTTGGTCAAGATGCAATCCGCGCTTATATGCGTGAAGAATGCCAGGGATTGAAAATGATACCAGAGCGTGGTATATCTGAGCCAGTAGAAGATGGCTATACACAAGTTAAAGTCACAGGTAAAGTCCAAACCCCTTGGTTCGGTGCCAGTGTTGGGATGAATATTGCATGGCGGTTTTTGATAGATCCCCAAGGCAAAATCTTTTTTGTAGCAATTGACTTGCTCGCTTCTCCGAAAGAACTGCTCAACCTAGTACGTAAATAA
- the trpE gene encoding anthranilate synthase component I, with amino-acid sequence MMFPDFSQFSTLAQQGNFVPVYQEWVADLDTPVSAWYKVCADQPYSFLLESIEGGEKLGRYSLVGCDPLWVLEARGDRTTQKNRDGSQVVFAGDPFTALAECLSPFQPVKLPQLPPGIGGLFGFWGYELIRWIEPRVPIYPPDERNIPDGLWMQVDHLLIFDQVKRKIWAIAYADLRNVETLDVTSLHAAYQQACDRVTQMLEKLSLPLSPEKTRLEWKPPGSRGAEEPGRKAAEEYQSNFTRPDFCASVQKAKDYIKAGDIFQVVISQRLSTAYTGDPFALYRSLRQINPSPYMAYFNFQNWQIIGSSPEVMVKAETDSDGGVIATVRPIAGTRPRGKTTQEDAAYAKDLLEDPKEVAEHVMLVDLGRNDLGRVCENGSVKVDELMVVERYSHVMHIVSNVVGKLALGKTAWDLLKASFPAGTVSGAPKIRAMEIIHELESSRRGVYSGVYGYYDFEGQLNTAIAIRTMVVHDNTVSVQAGAGMVADSEPEKEYEETLNKARGLLEAIRCLR; translated from the coding sequence ATGATGTTTCCGGATTTCTCCCAGTTTTCCACCCTAGCGCAACAAGGCAATTTCGTCCCGGTATATCAAGAATGGGTGGCAGACCTAGATACGCCCGTATCTGCTTGGTATAAAGTCTGTGCAGATCAGCCCTATAGCTTTTTGTTGGAATCGATCGAAGGTGGGGAAAAACTGGGACGCTATAGTTTAGTAGGTTGCGATCCTCTGTGGGTTTTGGAAGCAAGGGGCGATCGCACAACCCAAAAAAACCGTGATGGTTCACAGGTAGTTTTTGCAGGCGACCCTTTTACAGCTTTAGCCGAATGTTTATCACCTTTTCAGCCAGTTAAATTACCACAGCTACCGCCAGGAATTGGCGGTTTGTTTGGGTTTTGGGGCTATGAATTAATTCGCTGGATTGAGCCGCGTGTACCAATTTATCCACCAGATGAGCGAAATATCCCTGATGGGTTGTGGATGCAGGTAGACCACCTATTGATTTTTGACCAAGTGAAGCGGAAAATTTGGGCGATCGCTTATGCTGATTTACGTAATGTAGAGACGTTAGATGTAACGTCTTTACACGCAGCATATCAACAAGCGTGCGATCGCGTCACCCAAATGCTCGAAAAGCTATCTCTGCCTCTATCGCCAGAAAAAACTCGCTTGGAATGGAAACCGCCAGGGAGCAGGGGAGCAGAGGAGCCAGGCCGCAAAGCAGCAGAGGAGTATCAGAGTAACTTTACCCGCCCTGATTTTTGTGCCAGCGTCCAAAAGGCCAAAGACTACATCAAAGCAGGCGATATCTTCCAAGTAGTAATTTCCCAGCGACTATCAACAGCATACACAGGCGACCCCTTTGCCCTTTATCGCTCCCTACGTCAGATAAATCCTTCGCCTTACATGGCTTACTTTAACTTCCAAAATTGGCAAATCATCGGTTCCAGCCCTGAAGTGATGGTGAAAGCCGAAACCGATTCAGATGGTGGAGTCATAGCAACAGTACGCCCAATTGCCGGGACGCGTCCACGGGGTAAAACTACTCAAGAAGATGCAGCTTATGCGAAAGATTTACTTGAAGATCCCAAAGAAGTTGCCGAACATGTGATGCTTGTAGATTTAGGGCGCAATGATTTGGGGCGTGTTTGTGAAAATGGTAGCGTCAAAGTTGATGAATTAATGGTAGTTGAGCGCTACTCTCATGTGATGCACATAGTCAGCAATGTTGTAGGTAAATTAGCACTTGGTAAAACAGCATGGGATTTATTGAAAGCTAGCTTCCCAGCAGGTACGGTAAGCGGCGCACCCAAAATTCGGGCGATGGAAATTATCCACGAGTTAGAGTCTAGCCGTCGGGGTGTTTATTCTGGTGTGTATGGATATTACGATTTTGAAGGGCAATTAAATACTGCGATCGCAATTCGTACAATGGTAGTACATGATAATACGGTAAGCGTGCAAGCCGGTGCAGGTATGGTGGCTGATTCTGAGCCAGAAAAAGAATACGAAGAGACGCTGAATAAAGCTAGAGGTCTATTAGAGGCGATTCGTTGTTTGCGTTGA
- a CDS encoding photosystem I reaction center subunit II PsaD, protein MAETLSGQTPLYGGSTGGLLTKANVEEKYAITWTSPKEQVFELPTGGAATMRQGENLLYIARKEYGIFLGGQQLRKLKITDYKVYRILPNGETTLLHPADGVFPEKVNPGRDKVRYVDRRIGQNPSPSKVKFSGVTTYDAP, encoded by the coding sequence ATGGCAGAAACACTCTCTGGACAAACCCCACTATACGGTGGCAGCACCGGTGGCTTGCTCACAAAAGCAAACGTAGAAGAAAAGTACGCTATTACTTGGACTAGCCCGAAAGAGCAAGTTTTTGAATTGCCTACAGGTGGTGCTGCTACTATGCGGCAAGGTGAAAACCTGCTGTATATAGCTCGTAAAGAATATGGAATCTTTTTGGGCGGTCAGCAACTCCGGAAACTCAAAATTACAGATTACAAAGTTTACCGGATTCTACCCAACGGAGAAACTACTTTACTTCACCCAGCTGATGGTGTATTCCCTGAAAAGGTTAACCCAGGTCGTGACAAAGTGCGTTATGTAGACCGTCGTATCGGACAAAACCCCAGCCCCTCTAAAGTTAAGTTTAGCGGTGTTACTACCTACGACGCTCCGTAA
- a CDS encoding DICT sensory domain-containing protein: MSISTSVLSDLLKSLAYLRPQLYFKASLTALSHAMEDQVLAATLAQPLVIASFQRERFYRQEAHRYQRLALRSNQIYVLAAPETDFVNSSEYYEKVAFEPTDGLSQEWHLVVIADNYATCLVCRENLGSIAKNKQVPELSPNLDIDTARRFEGVWTSERGVSLKAAELLLDRILVYRPELASKIEEARQRFGIGEPRSHSGAEQINEYACDIDTDPFVQRLVTYLQASQYKLHKAYRSIAAKARKERLVNSISTAIRRSLDPHEVLQVAAQELGQHLEACRCLIYRAQATDSQAIIEHEFLNPGILSLRGQTWELEKNSLFRDIVQQREGVCISDTLNDPRINNSPALSLIAKKFAIRSWLMEPVFYQGRLLGIVELHYCRMPPHECQPGELDLVEAIATQVGAALIQAEAYANLEELNQQLEALDRTRSNLIAITGHELRTPLSTIQVCLESLASEPDMPLELQQIMLNTALSDSERMRKLVQDFLTLSNLESGRVEWHPESLTLQECIDLSLSRNRTRSSTEKPPKIKTEIAENLPLVRADGDWLVEVLAKLMDNAYKFTPPQGEITIKAIYNSHQMVEVTVADTGRGIEPNRLEVVFDRFYQEEGALRRTTGGTGLGLAICRQIVNGWGGEIWAESTGKDQGSQFHFTIPIVQGSQEEKRTKVKSK, translated from the coding sequence ATGAGCATTTCGACTTCTGTGCTGAGTGATCTGCTAAAGTCCCTAGCATACTTGCGGCCCCAGCTATATTTTAAGGCTTCACTAACGGCGCTCTCCCATGCGATGGAAGATCAAGTTTTGGCTGCGACTTTAGCACAACCCCTTGTAATTGCTAGTTTCCAGCGAGAGCGATTCTACCGCCAAGAAGCTCATCGCTACCAGCGACTTGCGTTGCGGAGTAACCAAATATACGTATTAGCTGCCCCTGAAACGGATTTCGTCAACAGTTCAGAATACTACGAAAAGGTCGCTTTTGAGCCAACGGATGGCTTAAGTCAAGAGTGGCATTTGGTAGTGATTGCAGACAATTATGCTACTTGTCTAGTTTGCCGGGAAAACCTTGGTTCTATTGCCAAAAACAAGCAAGTACCGGAACTAAGCCCTAATCTGGATATAGACACAGCGCGAAGATTTGAGGGAGTTTGGACATCGGAAAGGGGAGTTAGTCTCAAAGCAGCCGAATTGCTGTTAGACAGGATTTTAGTTTACAGACCAGAACTGGCAAGTAAAATTGAGGAGGCACGTCAGAGGTTTGGTATAGGAGAGCCGCGAAGCCACTCTGGAGCAGAACAAATCAACGAATATGCTTGTGACATCGATACAGATCCCTTTGTGCAGCGCTTAGTAACTTACTTGCAAGCTAGTCAGTACAAATTGCACAAAGCCTACCGTTCAATTGCTGCCAAAGCACGAAAAGAACGATTAGTCAACTCCATTAGCACAGCCATTCGGCGATCGCTCGATCCACACGAAGTTCTCCAGGTGGCAGCACAAGAATTAGGGCAACACCTAGAAGCTTGTCGCTGTCTAATTTACCGCGCTCAAGCCACAGATAGCCAAGCCATAATTGAACACGAGTTTTTGAATCCCGGCATTTTATCGCTTCGTGGGCAAACCTGGGAGTTAGAGAAAAATTCTCTATTTCGGGACATAGTGCAACAACGCGAAGGGGTTTGTATTAGCGATACGTTAAATGACCCTCGTATTAATAATTCGCCAGCCCTCTCCTTGATCGCCAAAAAGTTTGCCATTCGTTCTTGGTTGATGGAACCAGTATTCTATCAGGGGCGATTATTGGGCATCGTAGAGTTGCACTATTGCCGAATGCCACCACACGAGTGCCAACCTGGGGAATTGGATTTGGTAGAAGCGATCGCCACCCAAGTGGGAGCAGCTCTCATCCAAGCGGAAGCTTACGCCAACCTAGAAGAACTTAACCAGCAGTTAGAAGCCCTAGACCGCACCCGCAGCAACCTCATAGCCATCACGGGGCATGAACTGCGTACCCCCCTATCTACCATTCAAGTGTGCCTAGAAAGCCTTGCGAGTGAGCCTGATATGCCTTTAGAGTTGCAGCAAATCATGCTCAACACTGCTCTTTCCGACTCAGAACGGATGCGAAAATTGGTACAAGATTTCCTCACACTTTCCAACTTGGAAAGCGGTCGGGTGGAATGGCATCCAGAATCCCTCACCTTACAAGAGTGTATAGATTTATCACTCAGCCGCAATCGCACGCGTTCTTCAACGGAAAAGCCGCCGAAAATCAAGACCGAAATTGCCGAAAACCTACCTTTGGTTAGAGCTGACGGTGATTGGCTAGTAGAGGTACTGGCAAAACTGATGGACAACGCCTATAAATTTACGCCACCCCAAGGAGAAATCACCATTAAAGCGATTTACAACAGCCATCAAATGGTCGAGGTTACCGTGGCTGACACTGGACGCGGCATTGAACCAAATCGTTTAGAAGTAGTTTTTGACCGCTTCTATCAAGAAGAGGGAGCGCTGCGCCGCACCACCGGCGGGACTGGACTTGGTTTAGCAATTTGCCGTCAAATTGTTAATGGCTGGGGTGGGGAAATTTGGGCAGAGTCAACTGGCAAAGACCAGGGTAGTCAGTTTCACTTCACCATCCCGATTGTTCAAGGTAGCCAAGAGGAAAAGCGGACAAAAGTCAAGAGTAAATAG
- a CDS encoding amylo-alpha-1,6-glucosidase yields MTPDTLMTTEKIFLDGKTFIPAEQLPIPEWPCVVSERPQPTLTVKDDDLFFVTDTIGNISGCSLNDGNPSMGLFCCDTRFLNRLELQIEGRSPVLLSSTAEKGFSLSALCTNPRIDERLRAETVGIRREMVLNGALFEEIEVSNYSTTTVNFELTISFDADFVDLFEVRGYDREKRGRLLRLVEPTAEEGISLADGVSPISKEPPTFREESLTLAYQGLDGSVMESRILFQHRQPDYFKGYTAVWQLELASHETHKLGYRLNMLKNNQSSSTVSAAFTLGQAKAAELMEEQNWVQQITRISSDKNTFNRVIERAEQDMYLLRQSFGKHKTVSAGVPWFSTLFGRDSLITASQTLMLNSQIAKETLILLAAYQGKIDDEWREEEPGKILHELRLGEMARCQEIPHTPYYGTVDATPLWLMLYAEHYAWTHDHELLEQLWPNALAAMEWIDRNTKETSYLSYFRKSKRGLPNQGWKDSDDCIVNHKGELANGPIALCEVQAYVYAAKMRLAEIARMKKRLDLADRWQEEARSLKVRFNRDFWVEDLDFCALALDGDGKPVDSITSNPGHCLHLGLFTHERAYSVAERLRAPDMFNGWGIRTLSSLSPAYNPMGYHTGSVWPHDNALIAMGLRSLGLIDQALEIFQGLFDMTSQQPYQRPPELFCGYERNGDNAPVQYPVACTPQAWATGSVFQLLQMMVNLVPDAQNNCLRIIDPALPESINRLSFHNLRVGPTILDLEFERSGTTTACRVAKKRGNLRVVIEA; encoded by the coding sequence ATGACACCGGATACGCTAATGACCACGGAAAAAATTTTCCTAGATGGAAAAACTTTTATTCCTGCCGAACAATTACCTATCCCGGAGTGGCCTTGTGTTGTGAGTGAAAGACCACAACCGACACTGACGGTTAAAGATGATGATTTATTTTTCGTGACGGATACTATCGGGAATATTTCTGGCTGTTCCCTCAACGATGGCAATCCCAGCATGGGATTGTTTTGTTGTGATACGAGATTTCTCAATCGCTTGGAGTTGCAAATTGAAGGGCGATCGCCTGTACTTCTCAGTAGTACTGCTGAAAAAGGGTTTTCACTCTCAGCTTTGTGTACCAACCCCAGAATCGACGAACGCCTAAGAGCCGAAACTGTGGGAATTCGCCGGGAAATGGTGCTGAATGGGGCACTATTTGAAGAAATAGAAGTATCTAATTACAGCACAACCACTGTCAATTTTGAACTAACCATCAGCTTTGATGCGGATTTTGTTGATTTATTTGAAGTCCGGGGCTATGACAGAGAAAAGCGAGGTAGGCTTTTACGTCTAGTAGAACCAACGGCTGAAGAAGGAATTTCTCTAGCCGATGGTGTTTCGCCTATATCCAAAGAACCACCAACTTTTAGAGAAGAATCCTTAACACTCGCCTATCAAGGTCTGGATGGCTCAGTAATGGAATCCCGGATTTTATTCCAGCATCGCCAACCAGACTATTTCAAGGGTTACACTGCGGTTTGGCAGCTAGAGTTGGCTTCTCACGAAACCCACAAGCTGGGCTATCGGCTGAACATGTTGAAAAACAATCAGTCCAGTTCAACCGTCAGCGCCGCCTTCACTTTAGGACAGGCGAAAGCTGCTGAGTTGATGGAGGAGCAAAACTGGGTACAGCAAATTACACGCATTAGCTCAGATAAGAACACCTTCAATCGAGTCATTGAGCGGGCCGAGCAGGATATGTATTTGTTGCGCCAGTCTTTTGGTAAGCATAAGACAGTTTCGGCTGGAGTGCCGTGGTTTTCGACACTATTTGGGCGGGATTCGCTGATTACAGCTTCTCAAACCCTGATGTTAAACTCGCAAATCGCCAAAGAAACCCTGATATTACTTGCGGCATACCAAGGTAAAATCGACGACGAATGGCGCGAAGAAGAACCGGGTAAGATTTTGCACGAGTTACGTTTGGGAGAAATGGCTCGTTGTCAAGAAATTCCCCATACACCCTACTACGGTACAGTTGATGCCACTCCCCTGTGGCTGATGCTGTATGCCGAACATTATGCTTGGACTCACGATCACGAACTCCTAGAGCAACTTTGGCCAAATGCTCTAGCAGCAATGGAGTGGATCGATCGCAATACGAAAGAAACCAGCTACCTCAGTTACTTCCGTAAATCCAAACGTGGTCTTCCTAACCAAGGTTGGAAAGATTCTGATGACTGTATCGTAAATCACAAGGGAGAATTAGCCAACGGCCCAATTGCCTTGTGTGAAGTGCAAGCTTATGTTTATGCTGCAAAAATGCGTCTAGCAGAAATCGCTAGGATGAAAAAGCGGCTTGATTTGGCAGATCGTTGGCAAGAAGAGGCTAGAAGTCTCAAGGTTCGTTTTAATCGAGATTTTTGGGTAGAAGACCTAGATTTCTGCGCTTTGGCTTTGGATGGAGATGGCAAACCAGTAGACAGTATCACCTCAAATCCTGGTCATTGTCTACATTTGGGTCTTTTCACCCACGAAAGAGCCTATAGTGTAGCAGAACGATTGCGGGCACCAGATATGTTTAATGGTTGGGGCATTCGTACCCTGAGTAGTTTGTCACCTGCTTATAATCCAATGGGGTATCATACTGGTTCGGTTTGGCCTCATGATAACGCTCTGATTGCAATGGGATTGCGATCGCTGGGTCTTATCGATCAAGCCCTAGAAATTTTCCAAGGTTTATTCGACATGACTAGTCAGCAGCCTTATCAACGTCCTCCAGAACTATTCTGCGGCTACGAACGGAACGGTGATAATGCCCCCGTGCAGTATCCAGTTGCTTGTACTCCCCAAGCTTGGGCTACTGGTAGTGTCTTCCAACTACTGCAAATGATGGTTAACTTGGTACCTGATGCTCAAAATAACTGCCTGCGAATAATCGACCCTGCTTTGCCAGAATCGATTAATCGCTTGTCATTTCATAATTTGCGAGTCGGCCCCACCATCCTCGATTTAGAATTCGAGCGTTCTGGTACTACGACTGCTTGTCGCGTTGCAAAAAAACGGGGCAATCTTCGGGTAGTTATCGAAGCGTAA
- a CDS encoding DUF2973 domain-containing protein: MLHLLYILAFTILAFIAVGNLIRNLIMFSFDRERTYPTNSSPMNNQGNYGYYSSKKQFVPHPELLDSAGKLIKEPLLVMRSINVEDARQHLDALYEASPGHKRENSEEA; this comes from the coding sequence ATGTTACACCTACTTTACATTCTTGCTTTTACAATCCTTGCATTTATAGCTGTTGGCAACTTAATTCGTAACCTGATCATGTTCAGTTTTGATCGGGAGCGAACTTACCCGACGAATTCCTCGCCAATGAATAATCAAGGCAACTATGGTTATTATTCATCAAAAAAACAGTTTGTACCGCATCCAGAGTTATTAGATAGTGCTGGCAAGTTAATAAAAGAGCCACTTTTGGTAATGCGTTCAATTAACGTTGAAGATGCGCGTCAACATCTCGATGCACTTTACGAAGCATCCCCAGGACATAAAAGAGAAAATTCTGAGGAAGCATAA
- a CDS encoding DUF2605 domain-containing protein, which translates to MSDSNLPGTDLLETVLEPLLEDFQHWFARSRHLLETEQLSFISHQEQSDLLLRVKQAQDELNTAKMLFNATDKQVGIDMATLMPWHELVTECWNVAMRFRQGREA; encoded by the coding sequence ATGTCAGACTCAAATTTACCAGGGACAGATTTGCTAGAAACGGTTTTAGAACCCCTGCTGGAAGATTTTCAGCATTGGTTTGCGCGATCGCGTCATTTACTCGAAACCGAGCAACTATCATTCATAAGTCACCAAGAGCAATCTGACTTGCTTTTGCGGGTTAAGCAAGCGCAGGATGAACTAAATACGGCGAAAATGCTGTTTAATGCTACTGATAAACAAGTCGGGATTGATATGGCAACGTTAATGCCTTGGCATGAATTAGTAACAGAATGCTGGAATGTTGCAATGCGCTTTCGCCAAGGGCGTGAAGCCTAA